From Spirochaeta lutea, the proteins below share one genomic window:
- the adhE gene encoding bifunctional acetaldehyde-CoA/alcohol dehydrogenase encodes MAKKQEAVPNKPDVRTEETQDPKQSRKECIDTPKALEDLIYRVKKAQALYATFSQDRVDEIFRRAAITANAERIPLAKAAVAETGMGILEDKVIKNHFASEYIFNQYKDLKTCGVIESDHAFGIQKIAEPVGIICAIIPTTNPTSTAIFKTLIALKTRNAVIISPHPRAKGCTTQAARIVRDAAIAAGAPEDLIGWIDEPSLELSNMLMTHGDIALILATGGPGMVKAAYSSGKPAIGVGAGNTPALIDETADVKQAVNSILLSKTFDNGVICASEQSVIAHDGVYEEVREEFARRGAYVLNAEEAKAVGEVILKEGKSGKTINPEIVGQPAHAIAALAGISVPETAKVLIGEAQDINENEPYAYEKLSPVLALYRCEHFEDGLSKAHELVRFGGFGHTSVLYTDPVNSGRITRFGEVMKTGRVLVNMPSSQGAIGDLYNFKLAPSLTLGCGSWGGNAVSENVGVKHLLNIKTVAERRENMMWFKVPPKIYHKFGCLPVALGDLKDKKRVFIVTDSFLFNNGYVTKVTDTLDELGIDFQVFHQVKPDPTLSTINAGLENLRAFAPDVIVGFGGGSPMDAAKIMWLLYEHPEVTFEGLALRFMDIEKRIYQFPDMGKKAIMVAVPTTSGTGSEVTPFSVVTDDKTGLKYPIADYALTPTMAIIDSSLVMEMPKGLTAASGIDAVTHAIEAIVSVMSTDYTNGIALESLRVLFKYLPSSYRNGKTDKKAREKVHNAAAMAGMAFANAFLGVCHSMAHKLGAAFGIPHGVANALIINQTIRFNATENPTKQAAFPQYEYPSARSRYARIAGYLGLAPMSAMDDPSLQDAAVEALVKEIEALKAKLDLPHSIRAYGIDEQEFLEKVDELAEQAFDDQCTGANPRYPLIKEIKAMYLNAFYGKDQAV; translated from the coding sequence ATGGCCAAAAAACAAGAGGCTGTACCGAATAAGCCCGATGTTCGTACCGAAGAAACCCAGGATCCGAAACAATCCCGGAAGGAGTGTATCGACACCCCCAAGGCTCTGGAGGATCTGATTTACCGGGTAAAAAAAGCCCAGGCATTGTACGCCACATTCTCTCAAGACCGGGTTGATGAAATCTTCCGCAGAGCTGCCATCACAGCCAATGCGGAGCGTATTCCCCTGGCAAAGGCCGCGGTGGCGGAAACCGGCATGGGAATTCTCGAGGATAAGGTGATTAAGAATCACTTCGCCTCGGAGTACATCTTTAACCAATACAAAGACCTAAAAACCTGCGGGGTAATCGAGTCTGATCATGCCTTCGGCATTCAAAAGATCGCTGAGCCGGTAGGTATTATCTGTGCGATTATTCCGACGACCAACCCGACCTCCACGGCCATCTTTAAAACCCTGATCGCCCTGAAAACCAGAAACGCGGTCATTATATCCCCCCATCCCCGGGCCAAGGGCTGCACCACCCAGGCTGCACGCATAGTACGGGATGCCGCTATTGCCGCCGGTGCTCCGGAGGACCTCATAGGCTGGATCGACGAACCCAGCCTGGAGTTGAGCAATATGCTCATGACCCATGGGGACATTGCTCTGATTTTAGCTACCGGCGGACCGGGGATGGTAAAGGCGGCCTATTCCAGCGGAAAGCCGGCCATCGGTGTCGGGGCAGGTAATACCCCCGCCCTCATTGATGAAACCGCTGATGTGAAACAGGCAGTGAACTCCATCCTATTATCCAAAACCTTCGATAACGGAGTCATCTGTGCCAGCGAGCAATCTGTAATCGCCCATGATGGGGTGTATGAGGAGGTTCGGGAAGAGTTTGCCCGACGGGGGGCCTATGTTCTGAATGCCGAGGAAGCCAAGGCGGTTGGCGAGGTGATTCTCAAGGAAGGAAAATCCGGAAAAACCATAAACCCCGAGATCGTTGGTCAGCCGGCCCATGCCATTGCCGCATTGGCGGGAATATCCGTTCCTGAAACGGCAAAGGTGCTGATTGGAGAGGCCCAGGATATCAATGAAAACGAACCCTACGCATATGAAAAGCTCTCTCCGGTTTTGGCTCTCTACCGATGCGAGCATTTTGAGGACGGATTATCCAAGGCCCATGAGCTGGTGCGTTTCGGGGGATTCGGCCATACATCGGTGCTGTACACCGATCCGGTTAACAGCGGCCGCATCACCCGTTTTGGCGAGGTCATGAAAACCGGCCGGGTTCTCGTGAATATGCCGAGCTCCCAGGGGGCGATCGGCGACCTCTACAACTTTAAGCTCGCCCCGAGTTTAACCCTGGGATGCGGGAGTTGGGGTGGTAATGCCGTGAGTGAAAATGTCGGGGTTAAGCACCTGCTGAATATTAAAACTGTCGCAGAACGGAGGGAAAATATGATGTGGTTTAAGGTGCCGCCCAAGATCTATCACAAGTTCGGATGTCTTCCGGTAGCCCTGGGGGATCTTAAGGATAAAAAGCGGGTGTTCATCGTAACGGATAGCTTTCTATTCAATAACGGGTATGTTACCAAGGTTACCGATACCCTGGATGAGCTCGGGATAGACTTCCAGGTATTCCACCAGGTTAAGCCCGATCCCACCCTTTCGACGATAAATGCCGGTTTGGAGAACCTCCGGGCCTTCGCTCCGGATGTCATTGTGGGATTTGGCGGCGGTTCCCCCATGGATGCGGCGAAGATCATGTGGCTTCTCTATGAGCACCCCGAGGTAACCTTCGAAGGGCTGGCCCTCCGCTTTATGGATATCGAAAAACGTATCTATCAGTTCCCCGACATGGGTAAAAAGGCGATCATGGTCGCCGTACCGACCACCAGCGGAACCGGTTCGGAGGTGACCCCCTTCAGCGTTGTGACCGATGATAAAACAGGGCTGAAGTATCCCATTGCCGACTATGCCCTCACCCCAACCATGGCCATTATAGACTCCAGCCTCGTAATGGAGATGCCCAAGGGGTTAACCGCCGCCAGCGGGATTGATGCGGTCACCCATGCCATTGAGGCCATCGTTTCGGTGATGAGCACGGACTACACCAACGGAATCGCCCTGGAAAGTCTGCGGGTACTCTTTAAGTATCTTCCCAGCAGTTACCGGAACGGGAAAACCGATAAAAAGGCACGTGAGAAGGTGCATAACGCAGCAGCCATGGCAGGGATGGCCTTTGCCAACGCCTTTTTAGGGGTTTGTCACTCCATGGCCCATAAACTCGGGGCGGCCTTTGGCATTCCCCACGGTGTTGCTAATGCTCTGATTATCAATCAGACCATTCGGTTCAATGCCACGGAGAATCCCACCAAACAAGCGGCCTTTCCCCAGTACGAATACCCCTCGGCGCGGAGCCGGTATGCCCGAATTGCCGGATATCTGGGGTTGGCACCCATGTCCGCCATGGATGATCCAAGCCTCCAGGATGCTGCAGTGGAGGCCCTCGTAAAGGAGATCGAGGCATTAAAGGCGAAACTTGATCTTCCCCACAGCATCCGCGCCTACGGTATTGATGAACAGGAATTCCTGGAGAAGGTGGATGAGTTGGCAGAACAGGCCTTCGATGATCAATGCACCGGCGCGAACCCCCGGTACCCCCTGATCAAGGAGATCAAGGCTATGTATCTCAACGCCTTCTACGGGAAGGATCAGGCTGTGTAG
- a CDS encoding cysteine peptidase family C39 domain-containing protein: MIHLEILPQPDDVTCGPTSLHAVYTHWGYTMALKDLIPQIPQLREGGTLAVMLGIDALARGFEAELISYNLRLLDPTWAGLETQGIITKLQSQLEAKSGKKLAEAGKAYMQFLQAGGKLLWETLSPQLLKRYLSQGIPILTGLSATYLYNCPREYTGHHNKSVYDDIRGTPMGHFVVLSGLTEDGHVKVADPYRENPISRDNYYTVDSTRLINAILLGVVTYDASILILRPRSATRGFKS; encoded by the coding sequence ATGATTCACCTGGAAATACTTCCCCAACCCGATGACGTCACCTGCGGCCCCACCAGTCTGCACGCCGTCTACACCCATTGGGGATATACCATGGCACTCAAGGATCTCATTCCCCAGATCCCCCAGCTGCGGGAGGGAGGAACCTTGGCTGTCATGCTGGGAATCGATGCCCTTGCCCGGGGGTTCGAAGCCGAACTTATCTCTTACAATCTCCGGCTCCTGGATCCGACCTGGGCAGGACTGGAAACCCAAGGGATCATCACCAAGCTGCAAAGCCAACTCGAAGCTAAGTCGGGTAAAAAGCTCGCAGAGGCCGGTAAAGCGTATATGCAGTTCCTCCAGGCCGGAGGAAAACTGCTCTGGGAAACCCTGAGCCCCCAGCTCCTGAAGAGGTACCTGAGCCAGGGCATTCCCATTTTGACCGGTCTCTCAGCCACCTACCTGTACAACTGCCCCAGGGAGTACACGGGTCATCACAATAAATCGGTCTACGATGATATCCGGGGAACTCCTATGGGGCATTTTGTGGTGCTCTCCGGTTTGACTGAGGATGGCCATGTGAAGGTCGCAGATCCCTACCGGGAGAACCCCATCAGCCGAGACAATTATTACACCGTGGACTCCACCCGACTGATCAACGCCATCCTCCTGGGGGTTGTTACCTACGACGCAAGTATTCTTATTCTTCGGCCACGCTCCGCTACCCGGGGTTTCAAATCCTAA
- a CDS encoding N-formylglutamate amidohydrolase produces MNRLQLILTCEHASNALPREVQAKRSRLSKRFFTDLAGHRGWDPGAWETLTALVEILKESDSFIDPVIFRGDFSRLCGDLNRREGSKTVFHPEVSRILNLEEQNDLIRTYHRPYRQAVSDQITTAGSKSIPTLHLAIHSFTPELEGVKRSADLGFLYDPRRNSERLFVTRIIDFLGNQPLGPPGLEIRRNYPYLGIQDGLPTWLRKSHRDGWYTGIEVEINQQCLVYSHWPKIIRAMGHGIIHSLSVLESDPSRPR; encoded by the coding sequence ATGAACAGACTCCAGCTAATCCTGACCTGCGAACATGCCTCCAACGCCCTGCCCCGGGAGGTACAGGCCAAGCGGTCCAGGTTATCCAAGAGATTTTTTACGGATCTGGCGGGGCACCGGGGTTGGGACCCCGGGGCATGGGAAACCCTCACGGCCCTGGTCGAAATTCTGAAGGAATCGGATTCGTTCATAGACCCCGTGATTTTTCGGGGTGATTTCTCCCGGTTATGCGGGGATTTAAACCGCCGTGAGGGCAGTAAAACGGTATTTCACCCCGAAGTATCCCGGATCCTCAACCTTGAGGAACAAAACGATCTAATCCGGACCTACCACCGACCCTATCGTCAGGCGGTATCTGATCAGATAACAACCGCCGGTTCCAAATCCATCCCTACCCTACATTTGGCCATCCATAGCTTCACCCCGGAACTGGAGGGGGTCAAACGAAGTGCTGACCTCGGATTTCTCTACGATCCACGGCGCAATTCCGAGCGTCTTTTTGTAACCCGGATTATCGATTTCCTGGGAAACCAACCCCTGGGTCCTCCAGGGTTGGAGATTCGGAGAAACTATCCCTACCTTGGCATCCAAGACGGCCTGCCGACCTGGCTCCGTAAGAGTCACAGGGATGGCTGGTACACCGGGATTGAGGTTGAGATTAATCAACAATGCCTGGTGTATTCCCACTGGCCGAAGATCATCCGTGCCATGGGGCACGGCATCATTCACTCCCTGTCCGTTCTGGAATCCGACCCTTCCCGTCCCAGGTAA
- the pbpC gene encoding penicillin-binding protein 1C: protein MDGLSPRRIVQRAVIAVIVIAGLWLGARFQPFPEVQEFLNQPLTRVFLDNRGGVLYRDHLTDGTEREWTDLNEIPRGVIRAFLAGEDSRYYLHPGVDPASMLRAALQNLGAGSVVSGASTITMQLARLITPHRGGIRGKLTEAWNALRLETRFSKDEILELYLNRVPFGRGAEGVTSAARKYFGVSIDSMSPARAVVLSILPRSPSAYDPRENPLALLEAAGRVAEGMTPPISHQALARAVEDSRRALPVPRDFSAPHLSIRLAQDLPRQAGGEPADRSRIRTTIDPDIQGAARGLFSQALYKARESRIHNGAVLVVHNQTGEVRAYVGSGDFFDDEHAGQIDGVRIRRQPGSTLKPFLYAMAMEEGYTAASILPDIPLELGGAEVYIPLNFDNSYSGPVRLREALASSLNVPAVWTVSRLGVQNFASFLQNLGMDIEDQREGLGTGIALGNVEVTLEELTRAYTSFTNQGSPRNLRYLLPSEGKSYSNPVAATGISGLNHSATGILQNGSPSPISPEAAGIIRDILSDSGARTRGFGDYQLLKTKVPSFFKTGTANQFTNIWAVGASPEYTVGVWMGNVHGQTVQGTTGSSLPAWVAVEILEAFTPPGTQFPEPPNTRQVWVSAISGMAVAPSHPFAISELVPLGVTPPQDNWHREDGSIVYPPEFQPWALDALDLSAQTWQSPGQESWARILQPLDGAQFFDDPYLRLSGSQSIGVRAIGTTPEAVLYHNTREVARGALPLATIITPHGGSNILKLVSPGDGTVLHGVVFYLGREGSDSRTDRE from the coding sequence ATGGATGGATTGTCTCCCAGACGGATAGTTCAGAGGGCGGTGATTGCCGTCATTGTCATCGCCGGTCTCTGGTTGGGTGCACGCTTTCAGCCTTTTCCGGAGGTGCAGGAATTTCTAAATCAGCCCCTCACCAGGGTATTCCTGGATAATCGGGGCGGAGTACTGTACCGCGACCATTTGACGGATGGTACCGAGCGGGAATGGACCGACCTGAATGAGATTCCCCGGGGAGTCATCCGGGCCTTTCTGGCTGGGGAGGATAGCCGGTACTATCTGCATCCCGGGGTAGACCCTGCCTCCATGCTGCGGGCCGCGCTTCAGAACCTGGGCGCCGGCTCGGTGGTGAGCGGTGCCAGTACAATCACCATGCAGCTGGCCCGATTGATCACCCCCCACCGGGGAGGGATACGCGGGAAGCTGACCGAGGCTTGGAACGCCCTCCGCTTGGAGACCCGTTTTTCGAAGGATGAGATCCTCGAGCTGTATCTAAACAGGGTTCCCTTCGGCCGGGGTGCCGAGGGCGTCACCAGCGCGGCGCGGAAGTACTTCGGGGTCTCTATAGACAGCATGAGTCCCGCCCGGGCTGTGGTCCTATCCATCCTCCCCAGATCCCCCAGCGCCTACGATCCCCGGGAGAATCCCCTTGCCCTGCTGGAGGCTGCTGGGCGGGTTGCCGAAGGAATGACTCCGCCCATCTCGCATCAGGCCCTGGCCCGGGCCGTGGAGGATAGCCGCAGGGCGCTACCCGTACCCAGAGACTTCTCGGCACCCCACCTGTCTATCCGCTTAGCTCAGGACCTGCCGCGACAGGCGGGAGGAGAGCCTGCAGACCGGAGCCGGATCCGGACCACCATTGATCCGGATATTCAGGGGGCGGCCCGGGGACTGTTTTCCCAGGCCCTCTACAAGGCCCGGGAGAGTCGGATTCATAACGGTGCGGTACTGGTGGTTCATAACCAGACCGGGGAGGTGCGGGCCTATGTGGGAAGCGGCGATTTTTTTGATGACGAGCATGCCGGCCAGATAGACGGGGTCAGGATCCGGCGTCAACCGGGTTCAACCCTAAAACCCTTCCTCTATGCCATGGCCATGGAGGAGGGGTATACGGCAGCCAGTATTCTTCCGGACATTCCCCTGGAACTTGGCGGAGCGGAGGTGTACATCCCCCTCAATTTCGATAATTCCTATTCAGGGCCCGTACGGCTTCGGGAGGCTCTGGCATCCAGCCTGAATGTACCGGCGGTCTGGACGGTCAGTAGACTCGGCGTTCAGAATTTCGCTTCGTTTCTCCAGAACCTCGGGATGGACATCGAAGATCAGCGGGAAGGTCTGGGCACCGGTATCGCCCTGGGAAATGTGGAGGTAACCCTGGAGGAGCTCACCAGGGCCTACACCAGCTTCACAAACCAGGGATCACCCCGGAATCTTCGGTATCTGCTGCCTTCCGAGGGGAAATCCTATTCAAACCCTGTGGCGGCCACCGGAATTTCCGGTTTGAACCATTCCGCCACGGGCATCCTCCAGAATGGTTCCCCGTCTCCGATTTCACCTGAGGCGGCGGGAATTATCCGGGATATCCTCTCTGATTCAGGTGCCAGGACCCGAGGATTCGGGGATTACCAACTGCTGAAAACCAAAGTACCTAGTTTTTTCAAAACAGGTACGGCAAACCAGTTCACAAATATCTGGGCGGTGGGTGCCAGCCCGGAGTATACCGTGGGCGTATGGATGGGGAATGTGCATGGTCAGACCGTTCAGGGTACCACCGGATCGAGCCTCCCGGCCTGGGTTGCTGTGGAAATCCTGGAAGCTTTTACCCCCCCGGGCACTCAATTCCCCGAGCCGCCGAACACCCGGCAGGTCTGGGTCTCGGCTATCAGCGGCATGGCCGTAGCTCCCTCCCACCCCTTCGCAATCTCCGAACTAGTTCCCCTCGGCGTAACCCCGCCTCAAGACAACTGGCATCGTGAGGATGGCAGTATCGTCTATCCGCCGGAATTCCAGCCCTGGGCCCTGGATGCCCTCGATCTTTCTGCCCAAACCTGGCAGTCCCCCGGCCAGGAGTCGTGGGCCCGGATCCTGCAACCCCTGGATGGAGCCCAGTTTTTTGATGATCCCTACCTGCGGCTAAGCGGCAGCCAATCTATTGGTGTACGGGCTATCGGTACTACCCCTGAGGCTGTGTTATACCACAATACCAGAGAGGTAGCCCGGGGGGCCCTTCCCCTGGCGACAATCATTACTCCCCATGGGGGATCAAATATCCTCAAACTGGTTTCACCGGGTGATGGGACGGTTCTCCACGGGGTTGTATTTTACCTGGGACGGGAAGGGTCGGATTCCAGAACGGACAGGGAGTGA